Proteins encoded in a region of the Mercenaria mercenaria strain notata chromosome 1, MADL_Memer_1, whole genome shotgun sequence genome:
- the LOC123523969 gene encoding complement C1q-like protein 3, with amino-acid sequence MYFSIIFIESKALQPVKRFVMNNESPVAFTAGISPRSVDHLKHQDTIKFETVITDISGGYNNQSGVFVAPVSGIYMFSCSLMDDLEEHGLMLHAEIVQNQRVLGRIFAHAEANNHRDQGAQTVFTYINQGDKVWVRTIDNQNLGLGGELYSTFSGYLLLAM; translated from the coding sequence atgtatttttcaattattttcataGAATCTAAAGCTTTACAACCAGTAAAGCGCTTTGTGATGAATAATGAAAGCCCTGTTGCATTCACGGCTGGGATTTCACCAAGGTCAGTCGATCATCTGAAACATCAAGACACAATAAAGTTTGAGACGGTGATAACAGATATCAGCGGAGGCTACAACAACCAATCTGGCGTGTTTGTTGCTCCTGTGTCTGGTATCTACATGTTCAGCTGTTCCTTGATGGACGACTTGGAAGAACATGGTCTTATGTTGCACGCTGAAATTGTACAGAATCAGCGTGTCCTTGGAAGAATCTTCGCTCATGCTGAGGCAAACAATCACCGTGACCAGGGCGCACAGACAGTTTTCACATACATCAACCAAGGCGACAAAGTCTGGGTTCGAACGATAGACAACCAAAACCTTGGACTCGGTGGAGAGTTATACTCAACCTTTTCTGGTTATTTGCTACTTGCTATGTAG